A region from the Vicia villosa cultivar HV-30 ecotype Madison, WI linkage group LG3, Vvil1.0, whole genome shotgun sequence genome encodes:
- the LOC131656031 gene encoding LOB domain-containing protein 25-like, whose translation MASSSSYNSPCAACKFLRRKCMPGCIFAPYFPPEEPQKFANVHKIFGASNVTKILNELLPHQREDAVNSLAYEAEARVRDPVYGCVGAISFLQRQIQRLQKELDSANADLLRFAYNDLSPNSSLPPLPPLVVQSSFHHQPQRQFSSRFGIGNNNVEASGFYSFPYAIPWNDNINTSTTEDINGGLGARGGVGGGNNL comes from the coding sequence ATGGCATCATCAAGCTCATACAATTCACCATGTGCAGCCTGCAAATTCCTTCGTCGAAAATGCATGCCAGGTTGCATCTTTGCACCATACTTTCCACCAGAAGAGCCACAAAAATTTGCAAACGTTCACAAGATCTTCGGCGCAAGCAACGTGACTAAGATCCTCAACGAGCTCCTCCCTCACCAGAGAGAAGATGCAGTGAATTCACTCGCTTATGAAGCCGAAGCTCGCGTGAGGGATCCAGTTTATGGTTGTGTTGGTGCTATCTCTTTCCTTCAGAGACAAATTCAAAGGCTTCAAAAGGAACTTGATTCCGCTAACGCTGATCTTCTCCGCTTCGCTTACAATGATCTCTCGCCTAACTCGTCTCTTCCGCCTCTTCCTCCTCTTGTTGTTCAATCTTcatttcatcatcaacctcaGAGACAGTTCAGTTCGAGATTCGGTATCGGAAATAACAACGTTGAAGCAAGTGGTTTTTACTCTTTTCCTTATGCTATTCCATGGAATGATAACATTAACACCTCTACTACTGAGGATATAAATGGAGGTTTAGGAGCAAGAGGAGGAGTAGGAGGAGGTAATAATTTGTGA